The following coding sequences are from one Candidatus Binataceae bacterium window:
- the mauA gene encoding methylamine dehydrogenase (amicyanin) small subunit has protein sequence MDALMERLSRSVAQRTSRRGFLACMGKLMLGAAVLPLLPVDRVVGDAHAQMTMAPSGTGRTDDPLTCDYWRYCGFDGNLCDCCGGSHTECPAGTIMSPTSWVGTCKDPADGKEYIIGYRDCCGKDVCGRCYCNNNKGDMPIYRTQLDNGVVWCFGTKPSSYVVNCTTAVKLGLKT, from the coding sequence ATGGACGCCCTGATGGAACGGCTGAGCCGCAGCGTTGCCCAGCGCACCTCTCGCCGCGGTTTCCTTGCCTGCATGGGCAAGCTGATGCTGGGCGCGGCGGTGCTGCCGCTGCTGCCGGTCGACCGCGTGGTCGGCGACGCCCATGCGCAGATGACGATGGCGCCGAGCGGCACCGGCCGTACCGACGATCCATTGACCTGCGATTACTGGCGCTACTGCGGGTTTGACGGCAACCTGTGCGATTGCTGCGGCGGCAGCCATACCGAATGCCCCGCCGGCACGATTATGTCGCCTACGTCGTGGGTCGGCACCTGCAAAGATCCCGCCGACGGCAAGGAGTACATCATCGGCTACCGCGATTGCTGCGGCAAAGACGTCTGCGGGCGCTGCTACTGCAACAATAACAAGGGCGACATGCCCATCTACCGCACCCAACTGGACAACGGAGTCGTCTGGTGCTTCGGAACCAAGCCTTCAAGCTACGTCGTCAACTGCACGACCGCGGTCAAACTCGGGCTCAAGACCTGA
- a CDS encoding amine dehydrogenase large subunit codes for MKRAATILALLLLCGGARLFAQAPPEEGVKVRELPPAGPHWIFVMAPFSGTLEVTSVVAIDGDSRKVLGQLTGGLVSAFAVAPDHKQIYMADTYYSRGARGDRTDVLTVYDARKLAPAAEAAIPAKRQLSIPDSSSMGVTPDGRFVLIANMTPATSVSVVDTQSRKLAGEIAIPGCAEILVSGPRQFASLCGDGSVMTTQFDDNAKMTSQKRTARPFFDVEKDPVFGVPARIGKEACFVSYHGMAYPVDLAASPARPGQPWSLLSDADRKQGWLPGGWQPIWGYGRGGLLYVLMHRGGEWSHKDPGSEVWVFNVREHKRVDRIALPVAANSILVSQDGAPVLFTLTSQPAMMQEFSAIGGRYLGAIKDLAGVPFEIFGL; via the coding sequence ATGAAACGTGCAGCGACGATCCTTGCGCTCCTCCTTCTGTGCGGCGGCGCGCGTCTGTTTGCACAGGCACCGCCCGAAGAAGGCGTCAAGGTGCGTGAACTGCCGCCGGCGGGACCGCACTGGATATTCGTGATGGCGCCATTTAGCGGCACGCTCGAGGTGACGAGCGTGGTCGCGATCGACGGCGATTCGCGCAAAGTGCTGGGCCAGCTAACGGGTGGATTAGTAAGCGCGTTCGCGGTGGCGCCCGACCATAAGCAGATCTATATGGCCGATACTTACTATTCGCGCGGCGCGCGGGGCGACCGAACCGACGTGCTCACTGTGTACGACGCGCGCAAGCTCGCCCCCGCCGCCGAAGCCGCCATCCCCGCCAAGCGCCAGCTTTCGATTCCCGACAGCTCCTCGATGGGGGTGACGCCGGACGGGCGCTTCGTCCTGATCGCGAACATGACACCGGCGACCTCGGTGAGCGTGGTTGATACGCAAAGCCGCAAGCTTGCCGGCGAGATCGCGATTCCCGGATGCGCCGAGATCCTGGTCAGCGGGCCGCGCCAGTTCGCCTCGCTCTGCGGCGACGGTTCGGTGATGACCACCCAGTTCGACGACAACGCGAAGATGACTTCGCAGAAGCGCACGGCCAGGCCGTTCTTCGACGTCGAGAAGGATCCCGTCTTCGGGGTGCCCGCCAGGATTGGCAAGGAAGCCTGCTTCGTCAGCTACCACGGGATGGCTTACCCGGTGGATCTTGCGGCGAGCCCCGCGCGGCCCGGCCAGCCGTGGTCGCTGCTGAGCGACGCCGACAGGAAGCAGGGCTGGCTGCCGGGAGGGTGGCAGCCGATCTGGGGTTACGGCAGGGGCGGACTCCTATACGTCCTGATGCATCGGGGCGGCGAATGGTCGCACAAGGACCCGGGCAGCGAAGTATGGGTATTCAACGTGCGCGAGCACAAGCGCGTTGACCGGATCGCGCTGCCGGTGGCGGCCAACTCCATTTTGGTCAGCCAGGACGGCGCGCCGGTGCTTTTCACGCTCACGTCGCAGCCGGCGATGATGCAGGAGTTCTCGGCGATTGGCGGCAGGTACCTAGGCGCGATCAAGGACCTTGCCGGCGTGCCATTCGAGATTTTCGGGCTGTAA
- the mauD gene encoding methylamine dehydrogenase accessory protein MauD → MLEALVISQILLWVLTLAMALMMLALLRQVGVLHERIAPMGALTLDRGPKEGEHAPIFDVTDLRRRAPLKIGGARARSTLLFFLSPTCPVCKKLLPVVKSIAQAEAPWLDVVLTSDGEPTEHERFIRAQHLEAFPYVLSADVGMTYRIGKLPYAVLIDEEGVIRAKGLINTREHLESLIEAKQMGVPSIQQYIKTAMQDVGDEAKAVPGAEAQPLAIASERGGK, encoded by the coding sequence ATGCTTGAAGCTCTGGTGATATCGCAGATCCTGCTGTGGGTGCTGACGCTGGCGATGGCGCTGATGATGCTCGCGCTGCTGCGCCAGGTCGGAGTGCTGCACGAGCGGATCGCCCCGATGGGCGCGCTCACGCTCGATCGCGGCCCCAAGGAGGGCGAGCACGCTCCAATCTTCGACGTGACCGATTTGCGCCGCCGTGCGCCGCTCAAGATCGGCGGCGCGCGTGCACGGAGCACGCTCCTGTTTTTTCTCTCGCCGACCTGCCCGGTGTGCAAGAAGCTGCTGCCGGTCGTCAAATCGATCGCCCAGGCCGAGGCGCCGTGGCTCGACGTGGTCCTGACCAGTGATGGCGAGCCCACCGAGCACGAGCGGTTTATCCGCGCGCAGCACCTCGAAGCCTTCCCCTACGTGCTCTCGGCGGATGTTGGGATGACTTACCGGATCGGCAAGCTGCCCTACGCCGTGCTGATCGACGAGGAGGGCGTCATCCGCGCCAAGGGGCTTATCAACACGCGCGAGCACCTCGAAAGCCTTATCGAGGCCAAGCAGATGGGAGTGCCGTCGATCCAGCAGTACATCAAGACCGCGATGCAGGACGTCGGAGACGAAGCGAAGGCGGTGCCCGGCGCCGAGGCGCAGCCGCTTGCCATCGCAAGCGAGCGAGGAGGCAAGTGA
- a CDS encoding DUF1302 family protein: MKPQGERCGLASAVVAIAVLAWLGFGVRPAQAQAGGSVSLSADNSSAAQTEGDVLAQTGSGSLLAQAAGAQQAGTPWYKSPFVGSNAPFVDVSETPGPLQGLSVSGFVSNTTGMWVNSSAIRYQKSKNSLATERNWLQLDINYVLNGNNRFFIRWWGVYEPSYPFEKDAGMVDMEDFYNQYTVRDAYWKSTMGPLTLFLGRQIVTWGESLAFRVGDVINPQDFTWNFGFANLEQSRLPLYMVHPILSLPRLGPLTSNFVEGVWAPAWQPMYTQMDYPNMCNPTLCPGYAPFAHSNFYDGQHDVGGSVSLLPPFTLVSEARFQTQPYPLVAPGFLGIPSLTQNQARMFAFPQLFNPAPPFFGYHLPGDTLGNSVEGFRLHTLLWNSEITAIYWHGHQFNEAGTPGAPFYVDGSQATGQVLRVFFPQFNDVGITMNRPLYLPGELLSSVPLVLRTEAIWQDRTPLNTTDLGVPNGVVDKNTINTLVALDLDGLYVPWLTKTGTLSANLEWNNFSILGYGRNLVYTFYAERWRHNEEQILFSVNTNWWWGAILPTYTMIWNPSGNTTLLFPTLTLTPPWTNKYFTTLEYIGILGNDRFNSFAGGIFKGKSILLMQFQYNFSLVKGRT; encoded by the coding sequence ATGAAACCACAGGGGGAACGTTGTGGACTGGCTTCGGCGGTGGTGGCGATCGCGGTGCTGGCCTGGCTCGGCTTCGGCGTGAGGCCCGCCCAGGCGCAAGCGGGCGGCAGCGTCTCGCTGTCGGCGGACAATTCCTCCGCGGCGCAGACCGAAGGTGATGTGCTCGCCCAGACCGGCAGCGGCAGCCTGCTAGCGCAGGCGGCCGGCGCGCAGCAGGCGGGCACGCCGTGGTACAAGAGCCCCTTCGTCGGCAGTAACGCTCCGTTCGTCGACGTGAGCGAGACGCCGGGGCCGCTCCAGGGACTGTCGGTTTCGGGCTTTGTGAGCAACACCACCGGGATGTGGGTCAACTCCAGCGCCATCCGCTACCAGAAGAGCAAGAATTCGCTGGCCACCGAGCGCAACTGGCTCCAACTCGACATCAACTACGTGCTCAACGGCAACAACCGCTTCTTCATCCGCTGGTGGGGCGTGTACGAGCCGTCGTACCCCTTCGAGAAGGACGCCGGCATGGTCGATATGGAGGACTTCTACAACCAGTACACGGTGCGCGACGCCTACTGGAAGAGCACGATGGGGCCGCTGACGCTGTTTCTGGGCCGCCAGATAGTGACCTGGGGCGAGTCGCTCGCCTTCCGCGTCGGCGACGTTATCAACCCGCAGGATTTCACCTGGAATTTCGGCTTCGCCAACCTCGAACAGTCGCGCCTGCCGCTGTACATGGTGCACCCGATTCTCTCGTTGCCGCGCTTGGGGCCGCTGACCTCGAACTTTGTCGAAGGCGTGTGGGCGCCGGCATGGCAGCCGATGTACACGCAGATGGATTACCCGAACATGTGTAATCCAACCCTCTGCCCCGGCTATGCGCCCTTTGCGCACAGCAATTTCTACGACGGCCAGCACGACGTCGGCGGCTCGGTTTCGCTGCTTCCACCGTTCACGCTGGTGTCCGAGGCGCGCTTCCAGACTCAGCCCTATCCGCTGGTTGCTCCGGGCTTTCTGGGCATCCCGAGCCTGACCCAGAACCAGGCACGCATGTTCGCCTTTCCGCAACTGTTCAACCCAGCGCCACCGTTTTTTGGCTATCACCTGCCGGGTGACACCCTGGGCAATTCAGTCGAAGGTTTCCGGCTGCACACGCTGCTGTGGAACTCGGAGATCACAGCCATCTACTGGCATGGCCATCAGTTCAACGAGGCCGGCACTCCCGGCGCGCCCTTCTACGTCGACGGGAGCCAGGCCACCGGACAGGTTCTGCGCGTCTTCTTTCCGCAGTTCAACGATGTCGGCATCACGATGAACCGGCCGCTCTATCTGCCGGGCGAGCTTCTCTCCAGCGTCCCGCTGGTGCTCCGAACCGAGGCAATATGGCAGGACAGGACGCCGCTCAATACCACCGACCTGGGAGTACCCAACGGGGTGGTTGACAAGAACACCATCAACACGCTGGTCGCACTCGATCTCGACGGCTTGTACGTGCCGTGGTTGACCAAGACCGGTACCTTGTCGGCCAACCTCGAGTGGAACAACTTTTCGATCCTCGGTTACGGCAGGAACCTTGTATATACCTTCTACGCCGAGCGCTGGCGCCATAACGAAGAGCAAATCCTGTTCAGCGTCAATACCAACTGGTGGTGGGGCGCAATCCTGCCGACCTATACGATGATCTGGAACCCGTCGGGCAACACCACGCTGCTGTTCCCGACGCTCACGCTGACGCCGCCGTGGACCAACAAGTACTTCACCACGCTGGAGTATATCGGCATCCTCGGCAACGACAGGTTCAATTCGTTCGCCGGCGGCATCTTCAAGGGCAAAAGCATCCTGCTGATGCAGTTCCAGTACAACTTTTCGTTGGTCAAGGGGCGTACCTGA
- a CDS encoding YCF48-related protein, which produces MAAQSSDGPGLDEGPRAGRSPGGWPGQRGVRSGILAAAILFLVAAVFTPSAKSLNALSIGGRGAALLTPWDSFYSVAFLPSGKCYVVGAQGALLTSTDGGGHWTRSKLAERGDLSWFDLYSIRFAADGRAGWISGEGGLILHTADGGETWRPQQSGTSENLFRIAAADPRHAYATGTNGVMMRTDDGGEHWQAQRIKGGLIFFDIAFADAQNGWAVGEFATILHTVDGGRTWVPQMGGTRSNFRLPALFAIGFSDLLHGVAAGQGGTLFSTSDGGKSWQQLKAPISEPVYSVAYDGQAGLAPAELWATGDGGMLLRMALGTDGAGAQTTVQEPTVFSLSDIAFHGQTGIAVGLSGTILRTADGGAHWQLVSGK; this is translated from the coding sequence ATGGCCGCGCAATCGTCCGACGGCCCGGGCTTAGACGAAGGTCCACGGGCCGGGCGCAGCCCCGGCGGGTGGCCCGGGCAGCGAGGCGTCCGCAGCGGCATCCTGGCCGCGGCGATCCTGTTTCTGGTCGCAGCCGTCTTCACGCCGTCCGCGAAGAGCCTCAACGCGCTGTCAATCGGCGGCCGGGGCGCCGCGCTGCTGACTCCCTGGGATTCGTTCTACAGCGTGGCGTTTCTGCCTTCCGGCAAGTGCTACGTCGTCGGCGCCCAGGGCGCCTTGCTTACTTCCACCGACGGCGGCGGGCACTGGACGCGCAGCAAGCTCGCCGAGCGCGGCGATCTCTCCTGGTTCGACCTCTACAGCATCCGGTTCGCCGCCGACGGCCGTGCCGGGTGGATCTCCGGCGAGGGCGGACTCATCCTGCACACCGCAGACGGCGGCGAAACGTGGCGTCCCCAGCAGAGCGGGACCAGCGAGAATCTCTTTCGAATCGCGGCCGCCGATCCGCGACACGCCTATGCGACCGGCACCAACGGCGTGATGATGCGCACCGACGATGGCGGTGAACACTGGCAGGCGCAGAGGATCAAGGGCGGGCTCATCTTTTTCGACATAGCCTTCGCGGATGCGCAAAACGGTTGGGCGGTGGGCGAGTTCGCTACCATCCTCCATACCGTTGACGGCGGCCGGACCTGGGTTCCGCAGATGGGCGGTACCCGTTCGAACTTCCGTCTGCCTGCGCTGTTCGCGATCGGATTCTCCGACCTCCTGCACGGCGTGGCCGCCGGCCAGGGCGGAACTCTGTTCAGCACCTCGGACGGCGGCAAGAGCTGGCAGCAGTTGAAGGCGCCCATTAGTGAGCCGGTGTACAGCGTCGCCTACGACGGGCAGGCGGGCCTCGCGCCGGCGGAGCTTTGGGCCACCGGTGATGGTGGGATGCTGCTGCGGATGGCGCTCGGTACCGACGGCGCGGGCGCGCAGACGACCGTGCAGGAGCCCACCGTTTTCAGCCTCTCTGACATCGCCTTTCACGGGCAGACCGGGATCGCGGTGGGACTTAGCGGAACCATACTGCGCACCGCCGACGGCGGCGCGCATTGGCAACTGGTGAGCGGAAAGTGA
- a CDS encoding cytochrome c → MARADGQGIFVSNCAVCHQADGNGVAGVYPPLAGSVGRYVTLKGGRAYLIHVLSNGMGGKIQVGSESFEGDMPPWPQFNDQQMADVLDYVLTGLNAKLLPKDFKPITAAEVHAERAKQFSSEQLHAQRDALLKALGAKAAR, encoded by the coding sequence GTGGCGCGCGCCGACGGGCAGGGCATCTTCGTCAGCAACTGCGCGGTATGCCATCAAGCCGACGGCAACGGCGTTGCGGGGGTGTATCCGCCGCTGGCCGGCTCGGTCGGCCGCTACGTGACGCTCAAGGGTGGCCGCGCCTACCTCATCCATGTGCTCTCCAACGGGATGGGCGGCAAAATCCAGGTCGGCAGCGAAAGCTTCGAGGGCGATATGCCTCCTTGGCCGCAGTTCAACGACCAGCAGATGGCCGATGTGCTCGACTATGTGCTGACCGGGCTCAACGCCAAACTGCTGCCCAAGGACTTCAAGCCGATTACCGCCGCTGAGGTGCACGCCGAACGCGCCAAACAGTTCTCCTCAGAGCAGCTCCATGCGCAGCGAGACGCGCTGCTCAAGGCGCTCGGCGCCAAGGCGGCGAGGTGA
- a CDS encoding MauE/DoxX family redox-associated membrane protein, whose amino-acid sequence MLKVDPVLGWAAATAAAAIFAASGALKLYDLAAFRSAASNYRILPQWLEFPFAWAVPLVECTAAFGLLLPACRARAALALVALLGAFTAAVAINLARGRTDIDCGCFGPALRQRLSWWLLARNGALFALLAIALMPADGRALGLLDGATVGFTAATVVVLYVAANYLIANAPGLRGLRALNA is encoded by the coding sequence ATGTTGAAGGTCGATCCGGTGCTGGGATGGGCGGCGGCCACCGCGGCGGCGGCGATCTTCGCCGCCTCGGGTGCGCTGAAACTCTACGACCTCGCAGCGTTTCGCTCCGCGGCGTCCAATTACCGTATTCTCCCGCAATGGCTGGAGTTTCCGTTCGCATGGGCGGTTCCGCTGGTCGAATGCACGGCCGCGTTCGGCCTGCTGCTGCCGGCCTGCCGGGCGCGCGCGGCGCTCGCGCTGGTCGCGCTGCTCGGCGCGTTCACCGCCGCGGTCGCAATCAACCTCGCCCGCGGACGGACGGATATCGATTGCGGATGCTTCGGCCCGGCGCTGCGCCAGCGCCTGAGCTGGTGGCTGCTCGCGCGCAACGGCGCCCTGTTCGCGCTGCTTGCGATTGCGCTGATGCCCGCGGACGGGCGCGCGCTCGGACTGCTCGACGGCGCCACGGTGGGCTTTACCGCGGCGACCGTGGTAGTGCTCTACGTCGCGGCCAACTACCTGATCGCGAATGCTCCCGGGCTTCGCGGGCTGAGGGCGCTCAATGCTTGA
- a CDS encoding MMPL family transporter: protein MIGQFILRHRAVIGIILLLVTGWFGYQASKLTIGTSFVDFFPKNHPYVLLYHRFERYGGAQRLTLMVHVKHGDIFNYQTLRKIQDITFDVDLLPAVNHQSIRSLASFRVTYAVALPGNLVSKTYMYPDVPKSPEAIAEIKRQVFIHRQEMQNLVSADNKSAAIIASFYEGRLDYREAFYKIQAIINKYQDANTVIYAAGEPIIRGYGYYYLPMLVAIFFISDGLMILLLYGYFRGRSTWWAPIVTGLLSTIWGLGFIGWEGYEFDPVMLVIRFILTARDMSHGIQWQGRYYDELEERNYDKYAACEATTTLMLPPGLLSILADIAGIVFISFGGIPSLQHVASSGAVWLGGSLTMVFIFQPIMMSYLPTPKPLKHRAAVRSALTRWKEQITDKLVNFPITPGWAREGALIAVGVVIVVGFISGVRAKIGYSEPGTPLYRHNAKVNRDINAVRQVFPLDEGWVIVRASGSQVVRSSYEPDMLSPDVIRLQRDLARYLLNDPQVTSVISVAPDVIEPYNQMFHYGNPKYLAIPRTTDDALGLFFLFVQGTAPGEADLWLNMNKNDAILRVLLTDHTYQTLADLQTNLREFVARRAKWDPALKKVEILYLGGIAGLYAAANDVLYQLDFINITFVLGVVFLFCAVTYRSLVAGVLFVISCIAANFAAFIYMRIADIGITIDTIPVISLGIGLGVDYGIYTISRVCDEVAAGRSLEEAITTALRGTGAAVLATFSVIVGGLAPWVFSPVLFHNEMSVLLIILMFTNLLVGLLILPAYVAWARPRFVFGGLTEEERRKETMAAVSS from the coding sequence GTGATCGGCCAATTCATCCTGCGCCACCGCGCGGTTATCGGAATAATCCTGCTCCTGGTCACCGGCTGGTTCGGCTACCAGGCGAGCAAGCTCACTATCGGAACCAGCTTCGTCGATTTCTTTCCCAAGAATCATCCGTACGTCCTTCTCTACCATCGCTTCGAGCGCTACGGCGGCGCCCAGCGGCTCACCCTGATGGTGCACGTCAAGCACGGCGACATCTTCAACTACCAGACCCTGCGCAAGATCCAGGACATCACCTTCGACGTCGATCTGCTGCCGGCGGTCAATCACCAGTCAATCCGCTCGCTCGCCTCGTTCCGCGTCACCTACGCGGTGGCGCTGCCCGGCAACCTGGTTTCCAAGACCTACATGTATCCCGACGTGCCGAAGTCGCCCGAGGCAATCGCGGAGATCAAGCGCCAGGTCTTCATCCATCGCCAGGAAATGCAGAACCTGGTGAGCGCCGACAACAAGAGCGCGGCGATTATTGCGTCGTTCTACGAAGGCCGGCTCGACTACCGCGAGGCCTTCTACAAGATTCAGGCAATCATCAACAAGTACCAGGACGCCAACACCGTCATCTACGCCGCCGGCGAGCCAATCATTCGCGGCTATGGCTATTACTATCTGCCGATGCTCGTCGCGATCTTCTTCATCTCCGACGGCCTGATGATTCTACTTCTGTACGGCTACTTTCGCGGACGCAGCACCTGGTGGGCGCCGATCGTAACCGGGCTGCTTTCCACGATCTGGGGCCTCGGCTTCATCGGATGGGAAGGCTACGAGTTCGACCCGGTGATGCTGGTCATTCGCTTCATCCTGACCGCGCGCGACATGAGCCACGGCATCCAGTGGCAGGGGCGCTACTACGACGAACTCGAGGAGCGCAACTACGACAAGTATGCCGCCTGCGAAGCGACCACCACGCTGATGCTGCCGCCCGGACTGCTGTCGATCCTGGCCGACATCGCGGGCATCGTGTTCATTTCCTTCGGCGGCATCCCCTCGCTCCAGCACGTGGCCTCTTCGGGTGCGGTATGGCTCGGCGGCAGCCTCACGATGGTTTTCATCTTTCAGCCGATCATGATGAGCTACCTGCCGACGCCGAAGCCGCTCAAGCACAGGGCGGCGGTGCGCTCCGCACTGACGCGCTGGAAGGAACAGATTACCGACAAACTGGTCAATTTCCCGATTACGCCCGGATGGGCCCGCGAGGGCGCGCTGATAGCCGTGGGCGTGGTGATCGTGGTGGGTTTCATCTCCGGCGTGCGGGCTAAGATCGGGTACTCTGAGCCGGGCACCCCGCTGTATCGGCACAACGCCAAGGTCAATCGCGACATCAACGCCGTCCGCCAGGTCTTTCCGCTCGATGAAGGGTGGGTCATCGTGCGTGCGAGCGGGAGCCAGGTGGTCAGGTCGTCCTACGAGCCCGACATGCTTTCGCCCGACGTGATTCGTCTGCAGCGCGACCTCGCACGCTATCTATTGAACGATCCGCAGGTGACCAGTGTAATCTCGGTGGCGCCCGATGTGATCGAGCCGTACAACCAGATGTTTCATTACGGCAATCCGAAATATCTGGCTATTCCGCGTACCACCGACGACGCCCTGGGCCTGTTCTTCCTGTTCGTGCAGGGCACCGCGCCCGGTGAGGCGGATCTATGGCTCAACATGAACAAGAACGACGCTATTCTTCGGGTGCTGCTCACCGACCATACGTACCAGACCCTGGCCGATCTCCAGACGAACCTGCGCGAGTTCGTGGCCCGGCGCGCGAAATGGGATCCTGCGCTTAAGAAAGTCGAGATTCTATACCTCGGCGGGATTGCCGGTCTCTACGCGGCCGCGAACGACGTTCTCTATCAACTCGACTTCATCAATATCACGTTCGTGCTTGGAGTGGTGTTTCTGTTCTGCGCGGTTACCTATCGCTCACTGGTGGCAGGCGTTTTGTTCGTGATCTCGTGTATCGCGGCCAATTTCGCCGCTTTCATTTACATGCGCATTGCCGATATCGGCATCACGATCGACACCATCCCGGTCATCTCGCTCGGTATCGGCCTCGGCGTTGATTATGGAATCTATACGATTTCGCGGGTGTGCGACGAGGTCGCCGCGGGGCGCAGCCTCGAGGAAGCCATAACCACCGCGCTCCGGGGCACCGGCGCAGCGGTGCTCGCGACTTTCTCGGTGATCGTGGGCGGACTCGCGCCGTGGGTGTTCTCGCCGGTGCTGTTCCACAACGAAATGAGCGTTCTGCTGATCATCCTGATGTTCACCAACCTGCTCGTGGGATTGCTCATATTGCCGGCATACGTCGCGTGGGCGCGCCCACGCTTTGTCTTCGGCGGGCTTACGGAGGAAGAGCGACGCAAGGAAACGATGGCCGCGGTTTCGAGCTGA